A single window of Paenibacillus urinalis DNA harbors:
- a CDS encoding OB-fold nucleic acid binding domain-containing protein, whose product MATINKIQSVVTHFSEQLKDGEYLSEVKIAGKITSVSLTPLLPIFDNESSIRSFVIDDYIGEIRVIIADDVYQNFKDIIEVGSYLCIDGILNVIDKLPKKEFSVVAYDMELLV is encoded by the coding sequence ATGGCAACAATTAATAAGATACAGTCTGTGGTTACGCATTTTTCTGAACAATTAAAAGACGGTGAGTACCTCAGTGAAGTTAAGATTGCTGGCAAAATTACTTCTGTCAGTTTGACGCCTTTATTACCTATTTTCGATAATGAATCTTCGATTCGATCATTTGTTATTGACGACTACATAGGTGAGATCCGAGTGATTATCGCTGATGATGTATATCAGAATTTCAAAGATATCATCGAAGTTGGCAGCTACCTGTGTATTGACGGAATTTTAAACGTAATCGATAAGCTGCCTAAAAAAGAGTTTTCAGTTGTTGCCTATGATATGGAGCTACTGGTATGA
- a CDS encoding ThiF family adenylyltransferase — protein MIKEINVADSLSGFSIVQIGVGGNGGYLTQRLSKMLKSFLQTNPVFRFTYTLIDGDRFEEKNLLRQPCIEEDIGFVKSQVLADRYGNVYDFPIHYKDEYIESIQSIEEAFSIGGHRVKILIGCVDNHATRKIMHEYFHSCTGDIIYIDSGIDPYDEDDPASGYSGQIVCGLKLSGKVVLQPVGDLYEDILTDTESKLPTESCGDIVANQPQRMMTNEMAALVMAGYLNNILGSRTLISHVTNFNARLLSTRSEYITAGQFALAENVRLVTA, from the coding sequence ATGATCAAGGAAATCAATGTAGCTGATTCTTTATCAGGATTTTCTATTGTTCAGATTGGCGTCGGAGGTAATGGAGGATATTTAACCCAGCGTCTTTCAAAAATGCTTAAATCTTTCCTGCAGACGAATCCAGTTTTTCGCTTTACTTATACGCTTATTGATGGGGATCGATTTGAAGAGAAGAATCTCCTGCGGCAACCATGCATCGAAGAAGATATTGGTTTTGTAAAGTCTCAAGTGTTAGCTGATCGTTATGGGAATGTTTATGACTTTCCGATTCATTATAAGGATGAGTACATTGAATCTATTCAAAGTATTGAAGAAGCATTTAGCATTGGGGGTCATCGGGTAAAGATTCTTATCGGCTGTGTTGATAATCATGCAACACGCAAGATCATGCATGAATACTTTCATAGCTGCACAGGCGATATTATCTACATTGATAGTGGAATTGATCCTTACGATGAAGATGATCCAGCTTCAGGATATTCTGGACAGATTGTTTGCGGTCTTAAATTAAGCGGAAAAGTAGTGCTACAGCCGGTTGGAGATCTATATGAAGATATCTTAACAGATACGGAATCAAAGCTCCCTACAGAGTCATGCGGGGATATTGTGGCTAATCAACCGCAGCGCATGATGACAAATGAAATGGCAGCTCTCGTTATGGCTGGCTATCTAAATAACATATTAGGCTCACGCACTCTTATCAGTCATGTAACAAATTTCAACGCAAGACTATTATCAACACGCTCTGAATATATTACTGCAGGACAATTCGCTTTAGCAGAAAATGTCCGTTTAGTTACAGCATAA
- a CDS encoding DUF2493 domain-containing protein, whose amino-acid sequence MYLVQYRDDTNYSELKVQYCKDPLDVEKMWNLDDSAISIVDVIEVDEYFRLVVAGSRDFDDYALLSRHLDHLLQHKKNIVIVSGNAIGADMLGERYANERGYFIDTYIPNWRPRGPRGPVDRSAGHRRNADMADNGDALVAFWDSISKGTAGMINIAKNKGLQVRVIHYNKEGVV is encoded by the coding sequence ATGTATCTTGTACAATACAGAGACGACACCAACTATAGCGAACTTAAAGTGCAGTACTGCAAGGATCCATTAGACGTAGAGAAGATGTGGAATCTGGATGATTCGGCCATATCTATCGTGGATGTTATTGAAGTGGATGAATACTTCAGACTTGTTGTAGCCGGGTCACGCGACTTCGATGATTACGCACTGCTTAGCAGACATTTGGATCATCTCTTGCAACACAAGAAGAACATCGTGATTGTTTCAGGAAATGCTATAGGTGCAGACATGCTAGGAGAGCGATATGCCAATGAAAGAGGATACTTTATAGATACATACATCCCTAATTGGCGCCCTAGGGGTCCGAGAGGTCCTGTTGATCGTTCTGCTGGACATAGGCGAAATGCTGATATGGCCGATAATGGCGATGCTCTTGTGGCCTTCTGGGATAGCATTAGCAAAGGAACAGCAGGCATGATTAATATCGCTAAGAATAAAGGATTACAGGTTCGTGTAATACATTACAATAAAGAAGGTGTCGTATGA
- a CDS encoding glycosyltransferase family 2 protein, which produces MKTFFEVMQIVIFLWLSYWFVIGLFGFGKAKKLANHAPENRFLLLIPANNEAAVISDILENLKQIDYPDHLYDICLIADNCQDNTAEIGRSKDVMVLEHFYLPGEKKGKPYAIRYAIETVDLNQYDAICVFDADNLVSRNYLEQMNNHLCAGEKIVQCYIDTKNPTDNFVTIAFDTSFRVMNRSWQLAKSRLGLSNVIGGTGFCVEMNVFREVGWTAKSLTEDLEFTMQALLRGVKTTWCHHAKVYDEKPTGFKDSCIQRLRWSRGHWDVCFKYTAPLLKRAFIKGDLSAFDSVLYLLNPGRIAAAFIMSSFFYIALVFGHTLYDTIIPMWVYTFMLLSNFMYIHISLKDAKHKVNTFKAYFYLNLISLSNIPLYFWSFLTFSKKVWVTTKHTKSSSLQQVEDLV; this is translated from the coding sequence TTGAAGACTTTTTTCGAAGTGATGCAGATTGTCATTTTCCTTTGGTTAAGCTATTGGTTTGTCATTGGTCTATTCGGCTTCGGCAAAGCAAAGAAGTTAGCGAATCATGCGCCTGAAAACCGATTTTTGCTTCTAATTCCTGCGAATAACGAGGCGGCTGTCATATCTGACATCTTGGAAAATCTTAAGCAAATAGACTATCCTGATCATCTATATGATATCTGCTTAATTGCTGACAACTGTCAAGACAACACAGCAGAGATAGGTAGATCCAAGGATGTAATGGTCCTTGAGCATTTTTATCTCCCAGGGGAGAAAAAAGGAAAGCCCTATGCTATTCGTTATGCGATTGAAACAGTCGATCTGAATCAGTATGATGCAATCTGTGTATTTGATGCAGACAATCTTGTTTCGAGAAATTATCTTGAACAAATGAACAATCACCTTTGTGCTGGAGAGAAAATCGTTCAATGCTACATAGACACGAAAAATCCTACAGACAACTTTGTAACGATCGCATTCGATACAAGCTTTCGTGTAATGAACAGATCATGGCAATTGGCCAAATCACGTCTTGGACTCAGTAACGTGATCGGCGGCACTGGATTCTGTGTAGAGATGAACGTATTTCGTGAAGTAGGCTGGACAGCTAAGAGCTTGACTGAAGACCTAGAATTTACAATGCAGGCTCTCCTTAGAGGCGTGAAAACAACGTGGTGCCACCATGCTAAAGTATACGACGAGAAGCCTACTGGCTTTAAAGACAGCTGTATTCAGCGTCTTCGCTGGTCGAGAGGGCATTGGGATGTATGCTTTAAATATACTGCCCCCCTGCTTAAAAGAGCATTCATAAAGGGAGACCTATCTGCATTTGACAGCGTTCTTTATCTGCTTAATCCAGGAAGAATTGCTGCCGCTTTTATCATGTCTTCATTTTTCTATATAGCTTTGGTTTTTGGCCACACTTTATACGATACGATTATTCCTATGTGGGTTTACACATTTATGCTTCTTTCTAATTTTATGTATATCCATATCTCATTAAAGGATGCAAAACATAAGGTGAATACCTTTAAGGCTTACTTCTATTTAAACCTAATTAGCCTATCTAATATTCCGCTTTATTTTTGGTCATTCTTGACTTTTTCTAAGAAAGTTTGGGTGACAACAAAACACACAAAGTCCTCAAGCCTTCAGCAAGTGGAGGATCTTGTTTAA
- a CDS encoding DEAD/DEAH box helicase, translated as MRSQYDNVYIKILDNIDTFEYTLSRVRSLPGRAFNMETGEWMISRDNVGALLFNFNNQIIWMTPLNEIVAGLDIYDEIVQKHLQWESETEFKKFKLLLYPYQKVGANFLLDRGSAAVFDGCGLGKTPQLIGAFEKIFERGGKRGLIVTLNSLKRQWAKEIEKFTGKPAIPVTGTSKQREKLIRGFASHKKTQYLVINYEILRDEKLRKLITSIPFDAVGLDEAQKIKNGVTDTFLDLKPSQIASATYELKYIPHRFIATATPMQGKAEEVWSLFYFVNEHILGDWYAFRERYCEYSKRYGITGYKELGELYYRIAPYFIRRTKENPEVQQQLPKVTDDPIFLDMTDKQAQLHDYLLDKYMEVKETAKKISSSPDQYHFIAGKSMSKEEAKEYYDALAQGYQIFMLSACDSPQLLTMSDSSMAQGILKDISLSEKDLKSPKVDHIVQFYEQMLYDEPKSKVVIFTQFARMAELIHSKLKQSVVFHGKMNDNAKEFAKEQFVNNPNIKAIVCTDAGSTGLNLQVANYMIHADLPWDPTLVEQRNGRIDRTGNKFSNINIYYLIMNNGYDEHLLNILERKSSMANTVIDGGKSTASSKNISKLAMENMIKERKKSSQGLVTVGG; from the coding sequence GTGCGCAGCCAATACGATAACGTATATATTAAAATATTGGATAACATAGATACATTCGAATATACTTTGTCCAGAGTTCGATCTTTGCCTGGACGTGCGTTCAACATGGAAACTGGCGAGTGGATGATCTCCCGTGACAATGTTGGTGCTCTTTTGTTTAATTTTAACAATCAGATTATCTGGATGACCCCGCTTAACGAAATCGTTGCTGGATTAGACATCTATGACGAGATTGTACAGAAGCACTTACAATGGGAATCCGAAACAGAGTTCAAGAAATTTAAGCTGTTGCTATATCCATATCAAAAAGTGGGTGCAAACTTTCTTCTTGATCGAGGATCCGCTGCCGTTTTTGATGGTTGCGGTCTTGGCAAGACTCCGCAATTGATCGGCGCTTTTGAGAAAATTTTTGAACGTGGTGGCAAGCGCGGACTGATCGTCACACTTAATTCTCTTAAGAGGCAATGGGCTAAGGAAATTGAGAAGTTTACGGGTAAGCCAGCTATTCCAGTAACAGGCACATCCAAGCAGAGAGAGAAGCTCATACGTGGCTTCGCTTCACATAAGAAGACACAATATTTGGTGATCAACTATGAAATCCTGCGGGATGAAAAACTTCGCAAACTTATTACTAGTATTCCTTTTGATGCCGTTGGATTAGATGAGGCTCAAAAAATAAAGAATGGTGTAACAGATACCTTTTTGGATCTCAAGCCAAGCCAGATAGCTTCCGCCACTTATGAGCTAAAATATATTCCTCATCGGTTTATTGCTACTGCTACACCTATGCAGGGTAAAGCAGAAGAGGTGTGGAGTCTGTTCTACTTCGTTAATGAACATATACTCGGTGATTGGTATGCTTTTCGTGAAAGATACTGCGAGTATAGCAAGCGATATGGGATTACAGGCTACAAAGAGCTTGGAGAACTTTATTATCGCATTGCGCCTTACTTTATACGGAGAACGAAAGAGAACCCAGAAGTACAACAGCAATTGCCTAAAGTTACAGATGATCCAATCTTCCTTGATATGACCGATAAGCAAGCACAACTTCATGATTATCTTCTGGATAAGTACATGGAAGTTAAAGAGACAGCTAAGAAGATTTCCTCTAGCCCGGATCAGTATCATTTTATCGCCGGCAAAAGCATGTCTAAAGAGGAGGCGAAGGAATATTACGATGCATTAGCTCAAGGCTATCAAATATTTATGCTGAGTGCTTGTGATTCTCCGCAGCTTCTTACAATGTCCGATTCATCCATGGCGCAAGGCATACTGAAGGATATCTCTTTGTCCGAGAAAGACCTTAAATCACCAAAGGTGGATCATATTGTTCAGTTCTATGAGCAAATGCTTTATGATGAGCCAAAGTCTAAGGTTGTTATATTCACTCAGTTTGCCCGTATGGCTGAGCTTATTCATAGCAAGCTCAAGCAATCGGTGGTATTCCATGGAAAGATGAATGACAACGCGAAGGAATTTGCTAAAGAGCAATTCGTTAATAATCCGAACATTAAGGCCATTGTGTGTACCGATGCTGGAAGCACTGGACTGAATTTGCAGGTTGCCAACTATATGATTCATGCTGACTTGCCTTGGGATCCTACTTTAGTTGAGCAGCGGAATGGCCGCATTGATCGCACAGGCAATAAGTTTAGCAACATCAACATCTATTATTTGATCATGAATAACGGATACGACGAGCATCTGCTGAATATTCTCGAGCGTAAATCATCGATGGCCAATACAGTTATTGATGGCGGCAAGTCAACCGCCTCATCAAAGAACATAAGCAAGCTTGCAATGGAAAACATGATCAAGGAAAGAAAAAAATCTTCTCAGGGTCTTGTAACTGTTGGAGGTTAG
- a CDS encoding Na-translocating system protein MpsC family protein — protein sequence MEIRQLEKNLAMESARIGKKVIGRGPTECRVRIIDSMIVIRCRLEMTQLEKLMYKHLEISNVTHAMIEDYKKILLPMISVTLASIHSDLEVTDSYLKLNTEGGFSVFILNMNMDIEKLIAQERVTGSKSVTRKIAIN from the coding sequence ATGGAAATAAGACAGCTAGAGAAGAATCTTGCTATGGAATCCGCCAGAATCGGAAAGAAAGTCATTGGGCGGGGTCCTACAGAATGCAGAGTTCGCATTATAGATTCCATGATTGTAATTCGTTGCAGGCTAGAAATGACGCAGTTAGAAAAGCTAATGTACAAGCATCTTGAAATATCAAATGTAACGCATGCCATGATTGAAGACTATAAAAAAATTCTTCTCCCTATGATTAGCGTCACACTTGCTTCGATTCACTCAGATCTTGAAGTTACAGACTCTTATCTGAAACTTAATACAGAAGGCGGATTCTCTGTTTTTATTTTGAATATGAATATGGACATTGAAAAATTAATAGCACAAGAAAGAGTGACCGGCTCTAAGTCGGTCACTCGAAAGATAGCAATTAACTGA
- a CDS encoding RNase H family protein, with product MSGTKGKKEFDSLRIEMWVSGTANTNKDGGYCVMLHSAMGGQHYKKTLGGYGKDTTVTRMTLKAVLEGLKEIKKKAFVHIYTGIPQVSAGLNKLIHQWAKNDFKKANGDQLKHEDLWRQIHALLESKTISYKVHYMADSPAPENNIEAIHISSEYAMKAKQTIYETAIAVS from the coding sequence ATGAGTGGCACAAAAGGAAAGAAAGAATTTGACAGTTTGCGCATTGAAATGTGGGTATCCGGCACTGCTAACACCAACAAGGATGGAGGCTATTGTGTCATGCTTCATTCTGCTATGGGTGGCCAGCATTATAAAAAAACTCTTGGTGGATATGGCAAGGATACAACTGTAACTCGAATGACGCTTAAAGCAGTTCTTGAGGGACTTAAAGAAATAAAGAAAAAAGCCTTTGTCCATATCTATACCGGCATTCCACAAGTCAGTGCGGGTCTAAATAAGCTGATTCATCAATGGGCTAAGAATGATTTCAAGAAAGCTAATGGCGATCAGCTCAAACATGAGGATTTATGGCGTCAAATTCATGCTCTTTTGGAGTCAAAGACTATAAGCTATAAAGTCCATTATATGGCCGATAGCCCAGCTCCAGAGAATAATATCGAAGCTATTCATATCTCAAGTGAATATGCAATGAAAGCAAAACAAACGATATATGAAACAGCAATCGCTGTGTCATAA
- a CDS encoding 3D domain-containing protein: protein MKHRNFYTMGVINVLLAAALVTSVQRADSSLQEKRNTIHDLNQTVANQKLLIDTQQEVLNDQEILKKQNNELAYQLNTVKEKRAEENEQFKEQLEVQNRLFTQKIEKLSSEKEQAKQSANSQTRQLNWDEGTGSSYIATYYDANEASTGKGPGHPAYGVTFSGRKVEAGVTIAVDPRLIPIGSWVEVMYPDGRVEKRRADDTGGAIKGHKIDIYVPDASDRTRYGKHEVKVRIISTPEKL, encoded by the coding sequence ATGAAACATCGTAATTTTTATACGATGGGCGTCATTAATGTCCTACTTGCTGCCGCACTTGTTACTAGCGTTCAAAGAGCGGATAGTAGCTTGCAAGAAAAGAGAAACACGATACATGACTTAAACCAGACTGTAGCTAACCAGAAGCTTCTGATCGACACTCAGCAGGAGGTGCTGAACGATCAGGAAATTTTGAAAAAGCAGAACAATGAATTGGCCTATCAGCTCAATACCGTTAAGGAAAAAAGAGCAGAAGAAAATGAGCAGTTCAAGGAGCAGCTGGAAGTGCAAAATCGTTTGTTCACTCAGAAAATTGAGAAGCTTTCGAGCGAAAAAGAACAAGCAAAGCAAAGTGCTAATTCCCAGACCAGGCAACTGAATTGGGATGAAGGCACCGGTTCGTCTTACATTGCCACGTACTATGATGCAAACGAGGCATCTACAGGTAAGGGACCCGGCCATCCGGCTTATGGAGTGACATTCTCCGGTCGGAAAGTAGAGGCTGGTGTTACGATTGCAGTAGACCCGAGATTGATCCCAATTGGATCGTGGGTCGAAGTCATGTATCCAGACGGCAGAGTAGAGAAGCGGCGCGCTGACGATACTGGTGGGGCTATTAAAGGCCACAAAATTGATATCTATGTGCCCGATGCTTCTGACCGTACTAGATACGGAAAGCACGAAGTCAAGGTGAGGATTATCTCTACACCAGAGAAATTATAA
- a CDS encoding MerR family transcriptional regulator encodes MSKDYTINEAAKILGVHKDTIKYWEERNLIPRARRSIKNSPRHSYRIYNVDEIRAIAKIRGIYDVELDAAIHNFHIWERK; translated from the coding sequence ATGAGCAAGGACTACACTATCAACGAAGCAGCCAAGATCCTTGGCGTTCATAAGGATACGATCAAGTACTGGGAGGAAAGAAATCTAATTCCCAGAGCTAGACGTTCTATTAAAAACAGTCCACGCCATAGTTATCGCATCTACAATGTGGATGAGATCAGGGCTATCGCTAAAATACGAGGCATTTACGATGTTGAATTGGACGCCGCGATACACAACTTTCATATTTGGGAAAGAAAGTAA
- a CDS encoding uracil-DNA glycosylase family protein encodes MAAAEKPVYYNELLNDMPQECMLQQSHDMLRQDIQNCRLCPFAKLTKPLPLNNFDASIMIVGETPDDVLYDGKRGGKLGKLLVEMGIDLKDVYLTSLTKCSESQDSAKCAHHLTGEILTVRPSIIVCLGYKTSSTIMQQPQFGQYVQIAPYTHALATYSFADAEEAIVLDTLRGQFNYILNVLQGMRTA; translated from the coding sequence ATGGCAGCGGCCGAAAAACCAGTTTACTATAATGAATTGCTTAATGATATGCCGCAGGAGTGTATGCTGCAACAATCTCATGACATGTTGCGTCAAGATATACAAAACTGCAGATTATGTCCGTTTGCTAAACTTACCAAGCCGCTGCCTCTCAACAATTTTGATGCTTCAATTATGATCGTCGGGGAGACTCCCGACGATGTTTTGTATGATGGCAAGCGAGGCGGAAAACTTGGTAAATTATTGGTTGAAATGGGTATTGATCTTAAAGACGTCTATTTAACTTCCCTTACAAAATGCTCAGAGTCCCAAGACTCCGCCAAATGTGCCCATCATCTTACCGGTGAGATTTTAACAGTTCGCCCCTCTATTATAGTTTGTTTAGGATACAAGACTTCTAGTACAATTATGCAACAACCTCAGTTTGGTCAGTATGTTCAGATAGCGCCATATACACATGCATTAGCAACATATTCATTTGCTGATGCAGAAGAGGCGATTGTTTTAGACACGCTTCGGGGGCAGTTTAACTATATTTTAAATGTTTTACAGGGGATGAGGACAGCATGA
- a CDS encoding LysM peptidoglycan-binding domain-containing protein — translation MKTKSLAIAFFITLCTTIGIIAWQPDPAYVDYVVDSGDTLWSIAEQSDIDTDKRAIVAYMIDKSNLHNPGDLKPGMIVRIPMQK, via the coding sequence ATGAAAACTAAATCACTTGCTATCGCATTCTTTATCACTCTCTGTACTACTATTGGCATTATTGCATGGCAGCCTGATCCTGCATATGTTGACTATGTTGTTGATTCTGGCGATACACTTTGGAGTATTGCTGAGCAAAGTGACATTGATACAGATAAACGTGCCATCGTCGCCTATATGATTGATAAAAGCAACTTACATAATCCAGGTGATCTTAAGCCAGGTATGATCGTTCGTATACCAATGCAAAAATAA